In Ruminococcaceae bacterium BL-6, a genomic segment contains:
- a CDS encoding conserved protein of unknown function (Evidence 4 : Unknown function but conserved in other organisms), translating into MENTATTAAPLLENEYVKELLAVMEANRVPAVKDLLAVFNQVSAMERQLDTAVTELAALRRELSAVQEQAHPVKATLQNTGAAMEKSMTAVRDRLDATKQAVIDGCKNAVDAFCEKGISALDNIARFFKLRPMLETMRTELDKSIRADRSAMGKIETASAEYHEAGRHIKNMGRTLMGNEAAVEAKPMGKLAKSLEAPFKTELSCLSSMKKSMEKALLRLTALEQSAQRKPSVQQNIHALSEKLAREQKSAPAAEKSRSVSHKAR; encoded by the coding sequence ATGGAAAACACGGCAACCACTGCCGCACCGCTGCTGGAAAACGAGTATGTCAAGGAGCTTTTAGCCGTCATGGAGGCCAACCGTGTGCCTGCCGTGAAGGATCTGCTTGCCGTTTTTAATCAGGTAAGCGCGATGGAACGCCAGCTCGACACTGCGGTCACGGAGCTGGCCGCGCTGCGTCGAGAACTCAGCGCGGTACAGGAACAGGCCCACCCCGTAAAAGCCACTCTGCAAAATACGGGCGCGGCTATGGAAAAAAGCATGACAGCTGTGCGTGACCGGCTGGATGCAACAAAACAGGCCGTGATCGACGGCTGCAAAAACGCTGTGGATGCTTTTTGTGAAAAAGGAATTTCCGCGCTGGACAATATCGCCCGCTTTTTCAAGTTGCGGCCCATGCTGGAAACCATGCGCACGGAGTTGGACAAAAGCATCCGGGCTGACAGATCAGCGATGGGTAAAATTGAAACCGCGAGCGCAGAGTACCATGAGGCCGGGCGGCACATCAAGAATATGGGCCGGACGCTGATGGGAAACGAGGCTGCTGTCGAAGCAAAGCCTATGGGAAAGCTGGCAAAGTCTTTGGAGGCTCCGTTCAAAACGGAGCTGTCCTGCCTGTCATCCATGAAGAAGAGCATGGAGAAAGCCCTTCTCCGTCTGACCGCGCTGGAACAATCGGCACAGCGGAAGCCCTCCGTTCAGCAGAACATCCACGCTCTCAGCGAAAAACTCGCGCGGGAGCAAAAATCCGCACCCGCCGCCGAAAAGTCCCGGTCCGTGTCCCATAAGGCGCGTTAG
- a CDS encoding conserved membrane protein of unknown function (Evidence 4 : Unknown function but conserved in other organisms): MDFIKQQITEWLKEILVGGIMNNLSGMFDNVNSQVGQIASQVGTTPQAWNTGIYNMIRTLSENVMMPIAGLILAFVMTLELIQIITDKNNLHDIEIAVFFKWIFKTACAILIVTNTWNIVMGIFDVAQSVVNSAAGIIVSDTSIDISSVTANLQTRLMAMDLGPLFGLWFQSIFVGFTMWALTICIFIIVYGRMIEIYLATSIAPIPMATMLNRESGGMGQNYLRSLFALGFQGFLIIVCVAIYAVLVKSISVSTDISKAIWTCMGYTVLLCFTLFKTGSLAKSIFSVH, encoded by the coding sequence TTGGATTTCATCAAGCAGCAGATTACCGAATGGCTGAAAGAAATACTCGTCGGCGGCATCATGAACAACCTGTCGGGTATGTTCGACAACGTAAACAGTCAGGTCGGGCAGATTGCCTCTCAGGTGGGAACGACACCGCAGGCATGGAACACCGGCATTTACAACATGATTCGGACCCTGTCCGAAAACGTCATGATGCCCATCGCGGGCCTGATCCTCGCGTTCGTCATGACGCTGGAGTTGATCCAGATCATCACCGACAAAAACAACCTTCATGACATCGAAATCGCCGTTTTCTTCAAGTGGATTTTCAAAACGGCTTGTGCCATCCTCATCGTGACCAACACATGGAACATCGTCATGGGCATATTCGACGTGGCGCAGAGCGTGGTCAACAGCGCGGCGGGAATCATCGTCTCCGACACGTCCATCGACATCAGCTCCGTCACGGCAAACCTTCAGACACGGCTCATGGCAATGGACCTCGGCCCCCTGTTCGGGCTGTGGTTCCAGAGTATTTTCGTGGGCTTTACCATGTGGGCGCTCACGATCTGCATTTTCATCATCGTGTACGGCAGGATGATCGAAATCTACTTAGCCACTTCCATCGCGCCGATCCCGATGGCAACGATGCTGAACCGGGAATCGGGCGGCATGGGGCAGAATTATCTGCGCTCCCTGTTCGCGCTGGGATTTCAGGGCTTTCTCATCATCGTCTGCGTGGCGATTTACGCCGTTCTGGTAAAAAGCATCAGCGTGAGCACGGATATCAGCAAAGCAATCTGGACGTGTATGGGCTACACAGTGCTGCTGTGCTTTACGCTCTTTAAGACCGGAAGCCTCGCAAAATCAATTTTTAGCGTGCATTGA
- a CDS encoding conserved protein of unknown function (Evidence 4 : Unknown function but conserved in other organisms), with the protein MQDKLQELLDRLDANLEDFRKTWEASDKAKLIDGSREITAIRDAHYYLTESHGFESEEIDYLLLFENPLQVVADKWLERTEDLSDFSFALDEVFDKQDALRDYEREEKPSVLEQLHHTAETAGKAARPTKEQEAR; encoded by the coding sequence ATGCAGGACAAATTACAGGAGCTTCTTGACAGGCTGGACGCCAATCTTGAGGATTTTCGGAAAACGTGGGAAGCCAGCGATAAAGCAAAGCTGATCGACGGTTCCCGCGAAATCACCGCAATCAGGGACGCCCATTATTATCTAACCGAAAGCCACGGCTTTGAATCGGAGGAAATCGACTATCTTCTCCTGTTTGAAAACCCTTTACAGGTCGTTGCGGACAAGTGGCTGGAACGCACGGAGGATCTGAGCGATTTCAGCTTCGCGCTCGACGAGGTGTTCGACAAGCAGGACGCGCTCCGGGACTACGAACGGGAAGAAAAACCATCCGTTCTGGAGCAGCTTCATCATACCGCCGAGACTGCCGGGAAAGCCGCGCGCCCGACAAAAGAACAGGAGGCGCGATAA
- a CDS encoding conserved protein of unknown function (Evidence 4 : Unknown function but conserved in other organisms) encodes MAYVPVPKDLTAVKTKVLFNLTKRQLICFSGGALVGVPLFFLLKGPAGFSAGAASLCMVLVMLPFFLTAVYEKNGLPMEKIVRNIARVLFLRQKQRPYQTNNFYAVLARQSKLDKEVRRIVGKKAKTGHKAVIVPRREASDRSCRRKGAADR; translated from the coding sequence ATGGCCTATGTTCCCGTTCCCAAGGACCTGACCGCCGTAAAAACGAAGGTTCTGTTCAATTTAACAAAACGGCAGCTTATCTGTTTCAGCGGCGGCGCGCTTGTCGGTGTACCGCTTTTCTTTTTGCTCAAGGGGCCTGCGGGGTTCAGCGCCGGAGCCGCTTCCCTCTGCATGGTTCTCGTCATGCTGCCGTTTTTCCTGACGGCCGTGTATGAGAAAAACGGTCTGCCGATGGAAAAAATCGTCCGCAACATTGCCCGGGTGCTGTTTCTCCGGCAAAAGCAGAGGCCCTATCAGACCAACAATTTTTACGCCGTGCTCGCGCGGCAAAGCAAATTAGACAAGGAGGTGCGTCGGATTGTCGGTAAAAAAGCAAAAACCGGCCATAAAGCGGTCATTGTCCCGCGCCGAGAGGCGTCAGATCGAAGCTGCCGTCGCAAAGGCGCGGCAGACCGATAA
- a CDS encoding Conjugal transfer protein TraE gives MSRAERRQIEAAVAKARQTDKKKRSAQDSVPFQRMFPDGICRVTESYYTKTVQFHDINYQLNQNEDKTAIFEGWCDFLNYFDSSIKFQLSFLNLSATRDSFAKSVTIPPQGDDFDSLRAEYTEMLRNQLAKGNNGLIKTKYLTFGIEADSLKAAKPRLERVEIDILNNFKHLGVTAASLNGADRLRLLHDIFRMDTPEPFRFSWDWLVPSGLSVKDFIAPSSFEFKSGSMFGMGRQVGAVSFLQILAPELNDRMLADFLDMESSLIVTMHIQSIDQVSAIKTVKRKITDLDSMKIQEQKKAIRSGYDMDIIPSDLATYGEEAKKLLQDLQSRNERMFLVTFLVLNVAENRQRLDNNVFQASSLAQKYNCALTRLDFRQEEGLMSSLPLGYNQIEIQRGLTTSSTAIFIPFTTQELFQIGREALYCGLNALSNNLIMVDRKLLKNPNGLILGTPGAGKSFAAKREIVNVFLVTNDDIIVCDPEAEYGPLIERLHGQIIKISPASIDYINPMDINLNYSEEENPLSLKSDFILSLCELIVGGKEGLQPVEKTVIDRCVRLVYRNYLSDPRPENMPILEDLYNELRRQDEKEAQYVATALEIYVTGSLNVFNHRTTVNVKNRVVSYDIRELGKQLKKIGMLIVQDQVWNRVTVNRAVGKSTRYYIDEFHLLLKEEQTAAYSVEIWKRFRKWGGIPTGITQNIKDLLSSREIENIFENSDYIYMLNQASGDRQILAKQLGISPHQLSYVTHSGEGEGLLFYGNVILPFIDHFPKDTELYRIMTTKPQEVAAT, from the coding sequence TTGTCCCGCGCCGAGAGGCGTCAGATCGAAGCTGCCGTCGCAAAGGCGCGGCAGACCGATAAGAAAAAGCGGTCGGCACAGGACAGCGTCCCGTTCCAGCGCATGTTCCCGGACGGAATCTGCCGCGTGACCGAAAGTTATTACACGAAAACCGTTCAGTTTCATGACATCAACTATCAGCTCAACCAGAACGAGGACAAGACCGCCATTTTTGAGGGCTGGTGCGATTTCCTCAACTATTTCGACAGTTCCATCAAGTTTCAGCTCTCGTTCCTGAACCTATCCGCAACGCGGGACAGCTTTGCGAAAAGCGTCACCATCCCGCCGCAGGGCGACGATTTCGACAGCCTGCGCGCGGAGTATACGGAAATGCTCCGTAACCAGCTTGCCAAAGGCAATAACGGCCTCATCAAAACCAAATACCTGACCTTCGGTATCGAAGCGGACAGCCTGAAAGCGGCCAAGCCCCGGCTGGAGCGCGTCGAGATCGACATTCTCAACAACTTCAAACATCTCGGCGTAACGGCTGCTTCCCTGAACGGTGCGGACCGCCTGCGGCTGCTGCACGACATTTTCCGCATGGACACGCCGGAGCCGTTCCGTTTTTCATGGGACTGGCTGGTTCCCTCCGGCCTGTCCGTCAAGGATTTCATCGCGCCGTCATCCTTTGAGTTCAAAAGCGGTAGCATGTTCGGCATGGGGCGTCAGGTGGGCGCGGTGTCGTTCCTGCAAATTCTCGCGCCGGAGCTGAACGACCGGATGCTGGCCGATTTTCTTGATATGGAATCCAGCCTCATCGTCACCATGCACATCCAGTCCATCGACCAGGTGAGCGCCATTAAGACGGTAAAACGGAAAATTACGGACCTCGATTCCATGAAGATTCAGGAGCAGAAAAAGGCCATCCGTTCCGGTTACGACATGGACATCATCCCCTCGGACCTCGCTACCTACGGCGAGGAAGCGAAAAAACTGTTGCAGGATTTACAGTCCCGCAACGAGCGTATGTTCCTCGTGACCTTTCTCGTCCTCAACGTGGCCGAGAACCGGCAGCGGCTGGACAACAACGTGTTTCAGGCAAGCTCCCTCGCGCAGAAATACAACTGCGCGCTGACCCGGCTCGACTTCCGGCAGGAGGAAGGGCTGATGTCCTCACTTCCGTTGGGGTATAACCAAATAGAGATTCAGCGGGGCCTGACCACATCAAGCACCGCCATTTTTATCCCATTTACCACACAGGAGCTGTTCCAGATCGGGCGCGAAGCGCTGTACTGCGGGCTGAATGCTTTGAGCAACAACCTCATTATGGTGGACCGAAAGCTCCTGAAAAACCCGAACGGCCTGATTCTCGGCACACCGGGCGCGGGCAAATCCTTCGCCGCGAAACGGGAAATCGTCAACGTGTTTCTCGTCACAAACGACGACATCATCGTCTGTGACCCGGAGGCCGAATACGGCCCGCTGATCGAGCGTCTGCACGGACAGATCATCAAAATATCGCCCGCGTCCATCGATTACATCAACCCGATGGACATCAATCTCAACTATTCCGAGGAAGAAAATCCATTATCTTTGAAATCGGACTTCATCCTGTCGCTCTGCGAGTTGATAGTTGGCGGCAAGGAAGGATTGCAGCCGGTGGAAAAGACGGTCATCGACCGCTGCGTGAGGCTGGTATACCGGAATTACCTGAGCGACCCGCGACCCGAAAATATGCCGATTCTGGAGGATTTGTATAACGAGCTGCGGCGGCAGGACGAAAAGGAAGCGCAGTACGTCGCCACGGCGCTGGAAATCTACGTCACCGGCTCCCTCAACGTGTTCAACCACCGCACTACCGTGAACGTGAAAAACCGCGTTGTCAGCTACGACATCCGGGAGCTTGGCAAGCAGCTCAAAAAAATCGGGATGCTCATCGTGCAGGATCAGGTCTGGAATCGCGTTACCGTCAACCGGGCCGTGGGGAAATCCACGCGCTACTATATCGACGAGTTCCATCTGCTCTTAAAAGAAGAACAGACTGCCGCCTATTCCGTGGAAATCTGGAAGCGGTTCCGCAAGTGGGGAGGCATTCCGACCGGGATCACGCAGAACATAAAGGACCTGCTTTCCTCACGGGAAATTGAGAACATCTTTGAAAACTCGGATTACATCTATATGCTCAATCAGGCGTCCGGCGACCGCCAGATTCTCGCCAAACAGCTCGGTATTTCGCCGCACCAACTCTCCTATGTCACTCATTCCGGCGAGGGCGAAGGGCTGCTGTTTTACGGCAACGTCATTCTGCCGTTTATCGATCATTTCCCGAAGGACACGGAGCTGTACCGCATCATGACCACCAAGCCGCAGGAAGTGGCGGCAACATGA
- a CDS encoding Peptidase M23: MEKRAPRLQFTDEERADPVLKKTVRRTQKAAAKADQEQEKIPKKKVLRKQRTFDKPTGKAKMRLYFEEVGKKKPSKLTHAVRDAPGNAALMQFHREIRQSEDENVGVEAAHKSEEAAETGGRLARSAHRSHKLKPYRKSVKAEKRLDRANLGYLQKKAARDNPQPSGNPLAHWRQKRAVKKQYAAAKRAGQFTGSAGKTAENTAKAAKTAARQSKRAAAFVARHRNGFLIAAGVFLVLVLLLNILSSSSVLLEGALSGVTMSTYPSTDDAMLGAEAAYAQKEANLQDEIDHYQVRHPSYDENHYTLDKIGHDPYVLVSILTAWHGGEWTLDEVRDTLSTLFSKEYQLTQTVETETRTRTETDTVTDPDGTTHTETRQIPYPYTICNVKLHNEDLSHLPIFIMNEDQVGVYSMYMSTLGNRPDLFPASAYPNASTVKKPTEYDIPPEEMTDARFAAMMTEAQKYIGYPYVWGGSSPKTSFDCSGYVSWVINHSGWNVGRLGAQGLCNICTPVSPADAKPGDLVFFEHTYDTDGVSHVGIYVGNGMMLAAGDPIGYSNLNTSYWQIHFLTFGRLPNP; encoded by the coding sequence ATGGAAAAACGAGCGCCCCGCCTGCAATTCACGGATGAGGAACGTGCCGATCCCGTATTAAAAAAAACTGTCCGCAGGACGCAGAAAGCGGCGGCAAAAGCGGATCAGGAGCAGGAGAAAATACCGAAAAAGAAAGTTCTTCGCAAGCAGCGCACCTTTGATAAGCCCACGGGTAAAGCAAAGATGCGCTTGTATTTTGAGGAAGTAGGCAAGAAAAAACCGTCTAAACTCACTCACGCTGTCCGGGACGCACCCGGAAACGCCGCTCTGATGCAGTTTCATCGGGAAATCCGGCAGTCCGAGGACGAAAACGTGGGCGTGGAGGCCGCGCACAAAAGCGAGGAAGCTGCCGAAACGGGCGGGCGTCTGGCGCGCAGCGCCCATCGTTCCCATAAATTGAAGCCCTACCGGAAATCGGTCAAAGCGGAAAAGAGGCTTGACCGCGCCAATCTCGGCTATTTGCAGAAAAAGGCCGCGCGGGACAATCCGCAGCCCTCCGGCAATCCTTTAGCCCACTGGCGGCAGAAGCGGGCCGTCAAAAAGCAGTACGCCGCCGCGAAACGGGCCGGGCAGTTTACGGGTTCCGCCGGGAAAACTGCCGAAAACACCGCGAAAGCGGCAAAGACGGCGGCACGGCAGAGCAAGCGGGCGGCGGCTTTTGTCGCACGACACCGGAACGGTTTTCTGATCGCCGCAGGCGTCTTTCTGGTGCTGGTCTTGCTTCTGAATATCCTATCCTCCAGTTCGGTTCTGCTGGAAGGGGCGCTGTCCGGCGTTACCATGTCCACCTATCCTTCCACGGACGATGCCATGCTCGGCGCGGAGGCCGCTTATGCCCAAAAGGAAGCGAATCTTCAGGACGAAATCGACCATTATCAGGTGCGGCATCCCAGCTATGACGAAAATCATTATACGCTCGATAAAATCGGCCACGACCCCTATGTGCTGGTTTCCATTCTGACGGCGTGGCACGGCGGCGAATGGACGCTGGATGAAGTCCGGGACACGCTTTCCACGCTGTTCTCAAAAGAATACCAACTGACACAAACCGTGGAGACGGAAACCCGGACCCGCACGGAAACGGATACCGTAACGGACCCGGACGGCACGACGCACACCGAAACCCGTCAGATTCCCTATCCCTACACCATTTGTAACGTGAAGCTGCACAACGAGGATCTGTCCCATCTTCCTATTTTCATCATGAACGAGGATCAGGTCGGCGTTTACTCGATGTACATGTCTACGCTCGGCAACCGGCCCGATCTGTTCCCCGCGTCGGCCTATCCGAACGCCTCCACCGTCAAGAAACCCACGGAGTACGACATTCCCCCGGAGGAAATGACGGACGCGCGGTTCGCCGCCATGATGACGGAAGCACAGAAATACATCGGCTATCCCTACGTTTGGGGCGGCAGCAGCCCGAAAACCTCGTTCGACTGTTCGGGTTACGTGTCGTGGGTGATCAATCACAGCGGATGGAACGTGGGACGGCTGGGGGCGCAGGGCCTCTGCAATATCTGCACTCCGGTTTCTCCCGCCGACGCAAAACCCGGCGACCTTGTTTTCTTTGAACACACCTACGATACCGACGGTGTGTCGCATGTGGGCATCTACGTCGGAAACGGCATGATGCTCGCGGCGGGCGACCCCATCGGCTACTCGAACCTCAATACAAGCTACTGGCAAATCCATTTTCTAACATTTGGGCGTTTACCGAATCCATAA
- a CDS encoding conserved protein of unknown function (Evidence 4 : Unknown function but conserved in other organisms) — protein MNPKFKKIDAEYDKNAAKISALQNRQKELEKQRRELENLDIVGLVRGMGMTAEELSALMKASRENRPVSDQKKQEEHHEEI, from the coding sequence GTGAATCCGAAATTCAAAAAAATCGACGCCGAGTATGACAAGAACGCGGCGAAAATCTCCGCGCTGCAAAACCGGCAGAAGGAACTGGAAAAGCAGCGCCGGGAACTGGAAAACCTCGATATTGTCGGCCTTGTGCGGGGCATGGGCATGACGGCAGAGGAACTGTCCGCGCTCATGAAAGCATCCCGCGAAAACCGGCCTGTATCCGATCAAAAGAAACAGGAGGAACATCATGAAGAAATCTAA
- a CDS encoding conserved exported protein of unknown function (Evidence 4 : Unknown function but conserved in other organisms), which translates to MKKSKIRIFVCLMAAVSCTAAFSVNALAYSTGATSPTLSSSSTAQSSTASSSASSATSTSSETSLKPLTPDGTGTVIDNVTNEDGKEFFTITTPSKHVFYLIIDRQKNAENVYFLDAVTDKDLLALAKSDNEGGSGSSSSKTVSAPETSSAPTASTPTVSSVSRPEQQNNSTGIAAVAVLAVALAGAAVWFFKFRKPGKKDKNKPDPDDYDYADDGDEESEPENEPDSLDEETEQKGGSESSGDEMEREDE; encoded by the coding sequence ATGAAGAAATCTAAAATCCGCATATTCGTCTGCCTGATGGCCGCCGTGTCCTGCACGGCGGCTTTTTCCGTCAACGCTCTCGCCTACAGCACAGGGGCTACCTCTCCGACTTTGAGCAGCTCCAGCACCGCGCAGAGCAGTACCGCATCATCGTCGGCCTCGTCCGCAACGTCAACATCGTCTGAAACATCTCTCAAGCCGCTGACGCCGGACGGCACTGGGACGGTGATCGACAATGTGACCAATGAGGACGGCAAGGAGTTTTTCACCATTACCACGCCGAGCAAGCACGTCTTTTACCTGATTATCGACCGTCAGAAAAACGCCGAAAACGTCTATTTCCTTGACGCCGTGACGGACAAGGACCTGCTGGCGCTTGCAAAGAGCGACAACGAGGGCGGTTCCGGTTCTTCTTCGTCCAAGACTGTTTCCGCCCCGGAGACATCCTCCGCGCCGACCGCATCGACGCCCACGGTTTCATCCGTTTCCCGGCCGGAACAGCAGAACAACAGCACCGGAATCGCGGCGGTTGCCGTACTTGCAGTCGCTCTCGCAGGTGCGGCGGTCTGGTTCTTCAAATTCCGCAAGCCGGGTAAAAAGGATAAGAACAAGCCCGACCCGGACGATTACGATTACGCCGATGATGGGGATGAGGAATCCGAGCCGGAGAATGAACCGGATTCACTCGACGAAGAAACCGAGCAAAAAGGCGGTTCCGAATCATCCGGCGATGAAATGGAGCGTGAGGACGAATGA
- a CDS encoding protein of unknown function (Evidence 5 : Unknown function) has protein sequence MLGVVMVKNSLPSSLVTLSITVPVPSGVSGLRDVSDDVDVADEADDDAVLLCAVLELLKVGEVAPVL, from the coding sequence TTGCTCGGCGTGGTAATGGTGAAAAACTCCTTGCCGTCCTCATTGGTCACATTGTCGATCACCGTCCCAGTGCCGTCCGGCGTCAGCGGCTTGAGAGATGTTTCAGACGATGTTGACGTTGCGGACGAGGCCGACGATGATGCGGTACTGCTCTGCGCGGTGCTGGAGCTGCTCAAAGTCGGAGAGGTAGCCCCTGTGCTGTAG
- a CDS encoding Ribosomal protein S18 acetylase RimI: MNLRLANISDLPKLKAVYGNIIDNMNRNNISIWDDIYPCEFFSDDIENNRLYLLVEEHDIIVAAFALCESNAGEGYVKWENTHGKALYLDRLGVNVDYLRQGIGSMMLKHATTLTKQKNAKYLRLFVVDINKPAMNLYLKNGFRQVDGVYEEKIDDGIILREYGFEIEV; the protein is encoded by the coding sequence TTGAATTTGAGATTGGCTAATATTAGCGATTTACCGAAGCTCAAAGCTGTGTATGGAAACATAATTGATAATATGAACAGAAACAACATATCAATTTGGGATGATATCTATCCATGCGAATTTTTTAGCGATGATATTGAAAATAATCGCCTTTATCTATTGGTCGAGGAGCATGACATTATAGTTGCAGCATTCGCATTGTGTGAATCAAATGCCGGAGAAGGTTATGTGAAATGGGAAAACACCCATGGTAAAGCATTATATCTTGATCGCCTTGGAGTTAATGTTGATTATTTAAGGCAGGGAATCGGCAGCATGATGCTTAAGCATGCCACTACGCTCACTAAGCAAAAGAATGCTAAATATTTAAGACTTTTTGTTGTTGATATAAATAAACCAGCTATGAATTTATATCTAAAAAACGGATTTAGGCAGGTGGATGGAGTTTATGAAGAAAAAATTGATGATGGCATTATATTGCGTGAATATGGATTTGAAATAGAAGTGTAA